The following coding sequences lie in one Arachis ipaensis cultivar K30076 chromosome B05, Araip1.1, whole genome shotgun sequence genomic window:
- the LOC107644687 gene encoding chloride channel protein CLC-c-like encodes MYKENGVVHDDDDMHDIESEGFLHSKEGVQRHESVFSERNVTYSEPLLLKRRNTTSQAAIIGANLCPVESLDYEIFENEVFKQDWRSRKKVQIFQYLILKWGFALLIGLGTGIIGLFNSISVENIAGFKLLRTTSLISEHRYLEAFVVYAGINVVLAAAAGALCAFISPAAAGSGIPEVKAYLNGVDSHSILAPSTLFVKIIGSILGVSSGFVVGKEGPMVHTGACLASLLGQGGSRKYGLTWSWLRYFKNDRDRRDLITCGAAAGVAAAFRAPVGGVLFALEEAASWWRSALLWRTFFTTAVVAIFFRVAIQFCSTGKCGLFGEGGLILYDVNSFTGTYSASDLVATILLGIIGGLLGSLYNYLVDKVVRTYSIINEKGAVFKIMLVVAISLLTSCCYYFLPWISTCAPCPTDKTEICPSVNESGEYKRFQCKPGYYNDLASLFLNTNDDAIRNLYSSRLTKEFHISSLGIYFATIYFLGIVTYGIAIPSGLFIPVILAGAAYGRFIGTLFKPIATLDTGLFALLGSASLLGGTMRMTVSICVILLELTNDLLLLPLVMIVLLISKTVGDSFNKGVYDQILKIKGIPYLEAHAEPYMQNLVARDVVSGLLITFSGIEKVGNILHALENTGHNGFPVINEPPFTDTPELCGLVLRSHLLVLLKAKIFSKERVLVSHDTFQRISALDFGKPGLGKGVKLEDLDITEEEQDMYVDLHPISNASPYTVLETMSLAKAAVLFRTLGLRHMCLVPKSQLRPPVVGILTRHDFMPEHVLGLHSNMNPH; translated from the exons gatTTTTGAGAATGAGGTTTTTAAGCAAGACTGGAGGTCTAGGAAGAAGGTACAGATATTCCAGTATCTGATACTTAAGTGGGGATTTGCTCTTCTTATTGGATTAGGTACTGGAATTATTGGCCTCTTCAATAGTATTTCAGTTGAGAACATAGCAGGTTTCAAGCTGCTTAGGACTACCAGTCTCATATCTGAACACAG ATATCTTGAAGCTTTTGTTGTATATGCCGGTATCAATGTGGTTTTAGCAGCAGCCGCTGGTGCACTTTGTGCTTTTATTTCCCCAGCAGCAGCAGGCTCTGGTATCCCAGAGGTAAAAGCATATCTGAATGGTGTGGATTCACACTCTATACTGGCTCCGAGCACTCTTTTTGTAAAG ATTATTGGTTCTATCCTGGGAGTTTCTTCTGGATTTGTGGTAGGCAAAGAAGGACCTATGGTACATACAGGTGCATGCTTGGCTTCTTTGTTGGGGCAGGGTGGATCTCGCAAGTATGGCTTGACTTGGTCTTGGCTTAGATATTTCAAAAATGACCGTGATCGGCGAGACCTGATAACTTGTGGTGCGGCTGCTGGTGTTGCTGCTGCCTTTCGTGCTCCAGTAGGTGGTGtcctctttgcccttgaagaggCAGCTTCATG GTGGCGGAGTGCTCTTCTGTGGAGAACATTTTTCACAACAGCAGTGGTTGCTATTTTTTTCAGAGTTGCAATTCAGTTTTGCTCGACAGGAAAATGCGGGTTATTTGGGGAAGGTGGTCTGATACTTTATGATGTCAATTCATTCACGGGAACATATAGCGCCAGTGACTTAGTAGCAACCATACTATTGGGAATCATTGGAGGCCTTCTTGGAAGTTTGTATAACTACCTTGTTGATAAGGTTGTTCGTACATATAGCATCATCAATGA AAAAGGTGCAGTGTTCAAAATCATGCTTGTTGTTGCAATTTCTCTTTTGACATCATGTTGTTATTATTTCCTACCATGGATTTCAACCTGTGCACCCTGCCCAACTGATAAAACAGAAATCTGTCCCTCGGTCAATGAGTCTGGAGAATACAAAAGGTTTCAGTGCAAACCAGGCTACTACAATGATCTTGCTTCACTCTTTCTAAACACCAATGATGATGCTATTCGTAATCTCTACAGCTCGAGGTTAACCAAGGAGTTTCATATTTCCAGCTTGGGCATCTACTTTGCCACTATCTACTTTCTTGGGATAGTCACTTATGGCATTGCTATTCCATCCGGGCTTTTCATTCCAGTTATCCTTGCCGGCGCTGCGTATGGCCGGTTTATAGGGACACTATTCAAACCGATCGCCACTCTTGACACGGGACTCTTTGCTCTCCTTGGATCTGCATCCCTCCTAGGTGGCACCATGAGAATGACAGTCTCAATTTGTGTCATATTGCTTGAACTCACAAATGATCTCTTGTTACTCCCACTTGTGATGATAGTATTACTAATCTCAAAAACTGTGGGTGATTCCTTCAACAAGGGTGTCTATGACCAAATACTGAAGATCAAAGGGATTCCTTATTTGGAGGCTCATGCAGAACCTTACATGCAGAATTTGGTTGCACGTGACGTCGTCTCTGGCCTACTAATCACCTTTTCAGGTATAGAAAAGGTGGGAAATATACTGCATGCTCTGGAAAATACAGGGCACAATGGTTTTCCTGTCATCAATGAACCGCCTTTCACGGATACACCGGAGCTCTGTGGACTTGTGCTGAGGTCCCATTTGCTAGTGTTGCTGAAGGCGAAGATTTTTTCGAAGGAAAGGGTGCTTGTGAGCCATGACACCTTCCAAAGAATTTCTGCATTGGATTTCGGAAAGCCGGGACTAGGGAAGGGTGTAAAACTAGAAGATCTAGATATCACGGAGGAAGAGCAGGATATGTATGTGGACTTGCATCCTATCAGTAATGCATCACCATACACAGTGCTTGAGACAATGTCACTTGCCAAAGCTGCTGTTCTTTTCCGCACACTCGGACTCAGGCACATGTGTCTTGTTCCGAAGAGCCAACTG AGACCACCAGTTGTTGGGATTCTAACTCGCCATGATTTTATGCCGGAGCATGTTTTGGGACTTCATTCTAACATGAATCCTCATTAA